From the genome of Actinacidiphila yeochonensis CN732, one region includes:
- a CDS encoding serine/threonine-protein kinase yields MGGYVDEGRLVAGRYRLVQRIGRGGMGTVWRAEDEILGRQVAVKKLHPPQPHMDDEDLATLFERTRREARAAARISHPNVIVVHDVVDDAGLPSIVMEYVPSMTLGERLKESGPLEPAEAARIGRGMIAALRAAHRAGVLHRDVKPGNVLLGAEGDGSRVVLTDFGIAQASGTSTLTRTGELIGSIDFLSPERIRGLPPGPEGDMWALGATLYQAVEGVSPFRRATAIETAYAIAQETVEPPARAGVLSEVIAGLMAKEPGERLSAEDAERMLRVPAAEFDTTLVQRGRLPRQRSETADAADAYPSVPSEPSEPSEPSAPSVPPVPSAAATAAPDGPATGHGQGAPPVTATHRGQPPARPRRRAVWVAVAVAVVVVAAGTGFALAKRGSHTEAGSTGRPTAAAESPTATAGTPTQPPTQSPSPSATTPSASPPPPLPDGYHLATEADHGYAIPVPEGWTRSTKNGGDEVNWVDPSGVVDLKVNALEFGSTDPLQHFKDLEPQTEQAVGADGYHRERMQPTTAFGDKAALWEFTFKGSVRDWHAIDLDFTQPGGTEYAIYLSAPQTQWQQWLPVFNNAVAGFRQGSAAGG; encoded by the coding sequence ATGGGCGGATACGTCGACGAGGGACGGCTCGTAGCGGGCCGCTACCGGCTGGTGCAGCGGATCGGCCGGGGCGGGATGGGCACGGTCTGGCGGGCCGAGGACGAGATCCTCGGCCGTCAGGTCGCGGTGAAGAAGCTGCACCCACCGCAACCGCACATGGACGACGAGGACTTGGCCACCCTCTTCGAACGCACCCGGCGCGAGGCCCGGGCGGCCGCCCGGATCAGCCACCCCAACGTCATCGTCGTCCACGACGTCGTCGACGACGCCGGGCTGCCGTCGATCGTCATGGAGTACGTCCCGTCGATGACCCTCGGCGAGCGGCTGAAGGAGAGCGGCCCGCTGGAGCCGGCCGAGGCCGCCAGGATCGGCCGCGGCATGATCGCCGCCCTGCGCGCGGCCCACCGCGCGGGGGTGCTGCACCGCGACGTGAAACCCGGCAACGTGCTGCTGGGCGCCGAGGGCGACGGCTCCCGCGTGGTGCTCACCGACTTCGGCATCGCCCAGGCGTCCGGCACGTCCACGCTGACCCGCACCGGCGAGCTGATCGGCTCCATCGACTTCCTCAGCCCGGAGCGCATCCGCGGCCTGCCCCCGGGTCCCGAGGGCGACATGTGGGCGCTGGGAGCCACGCTGTACCAGGCGGTCGAGGGGGTCTCCCCGTTCCGTCGCGCCACGGCGATCGAGACCGCCTACGCCATCGCGCAGGAGACGGTGGAGCCGCCGGCCCGTGCCGGGGTGCTCAGCGAGGTGATCGCCGGGCTGATGGCGAAGGAGCCGGGGGAACGGCTCTCCGCCGAGGACGCCGAGCGGATGCTGCGGGTACCCGCGGCCGAGTTCGACACCACCCTCGTCCAGCGCGGCCGGCTGCCCCGACAGCGGTCCGAGACCGCCGACGCCGCCGACGCCTACCCGTCCGTGCCCTCCGAGCCCTCCGAGCCCTCCGAGCCCTCCGCACCGTCCGTGCCGCCCGTGCCCTCCGCGGCTGCGACGGCCGCGCCGGACGGGCCCGCCACCGGCCACGGGCAGGGCGCCCCGCCGGTCACCGCCACCCACCGCGGCCAGCCGCCGGCCCGGCCGCGTCGCCGGGCGGTGTGGGTCGCGGTCGCGGTGGCCGTGGTGGTGGTCGCCGCGGGGACCGGCTTCGCGCTGGCGAAGCGCGGCTCCCATACCGAGGCCGGTTCCACCGGCCGCCCCACCGCCGCAGCCGAGTCGCCGACCGCCACGGCCGGCACCCCGACGCAGCCGCCGACGCAGTCGCCGAGCCCGTCCGCCACCACGCCCTCGGCCTCCCCGCCCCCACCGCTGCCCGACGGCTACCACCTGGCCACCGAGGCCGACCACGGCTACGCGATACCGGTGCCCGAAGGCTGGACCCGCAGCACGAAGAACGGCGGCGACGAGGTCAACTGGGTCGACCCCAGCGGGGTGGTCGACCTGAAGGTCAACGCCCTCGAATTCGGCAGCACCGACCCGCTCCAGCACTTCAAGGACCTGGAGCCGCAGACCGAGCAGGCGGTCGGCGCCGACGGCTACCACCGGGAACGGATGCAGCCCACCACCGCGTTCGGCGACAAGGCGGCGCTGTGGGAGTTCACGTTCAAGGGCTCCGTGCGCGACTGGCACGCCATCGACCTCGACTTCACCCAGCCCGGCGGCACCGAGTACGCCATCTACCTGTCGGCGCCGCAGACCCAATGGCAGCAGTGGCTACCGGTGTTCAACAACGCCGTGGCCGGCTTCCGGCAGGGCTCCGCCGCGGGCGGCTGA
- a CDS encoding serine/threonine-protein kinase, with product MSEVEDSEGRLLADRYRLEDVLGKGGMGTVWRAVDETLGRRVAVKELRLTGDVDDNEKQRMITRTLREAKATARIRNTGAITVYDVVREDDRPWIVMELIEGRSLADVVQDDGPVTPRRAAEIGLVILDVLKAAHAEGILHRDVKPSNVLLAGDGPGGRVVLGDFGIAQIDGDPSVTSTGMLVGAPSYISPERARGQKPGPPADMWSLGALLYAAVEGHPPYDKNSAIATLTAVMTEPVGPMPNAGPLAEVITGLLVKDPERRLDEPGARRLLSALLAAPEAPAAGGATAALAPSAGPEDRAALTTGPSAPRDADSGTAGATAAAAPSGGTSGAAGPSLDAVRAREALRSLRNASAGPAKGTPVRSERAPEHGTPGGSTAPPRAPLTDVLPRRTLLLLAAAVVIALIGTVIGVAVAHSGGGSKDSKDNGAPASSVPAGGTAKDTGDAGNTASSSTTPATTAPSTTPATTAPATTASPSGASDTAVPAGWYLYHDQINGFSIALPDGWKRVGNNGYDTGSKLEGPGDTSLLVDWNDTPGPSALGAWKTASAAASGSMDDYHLLHLANVDYRGYDAADWEYERLQGGKAGKQVHVLNRGMVTDPKHGYAIMFTTPAGEWGSAANQRALKTFFATFKPAK from the coding sequence ATGAGCGAGGTCGAAGACAGCGAGGGACGCCTGCTCGCCGACCGCTACCGCCTCGAAGACGTACTCGGCAAGGGCGGCATGGGCACGGTCTGGCGGGCCGTCGACGAGACGCTGGGCCGCCGGGTCGCCGTGAAGGAACTGCGTCTGACCGGCGACGTCGACGACAACGAGAAGCAGCGGATGATCACCCGGACGCTGCGCGAGGCCAAGGCCACCGCCCGCATCCGCAACACCGGCGCGATCACCGTCTACGACGTCGTCAGGGAGGACGACCGGCCCTGGATCGTCATGGAGCTGATCGAGGGCCGCTCGCTGGCCGACGTCGTCCAGGACGACGGCCCCGTCACGCCCCGCCGCGCCGCCGAGATCGGCCTGGTCATCCTCGACGTGCTCAAGGCCGCGCACGCCGAGGGCATCCTGCACCGCGACGTCAAGCCCTCCAACGTGCTGCTGGCCGGCGACGGGCCCGGCGGCCGGGTGGTGCTCGGCGACTTCGGCATCGCCCAGATCGACGGCGACCCCTCCGTCACCTCCACCGGCATGCTCGTCGGCGCCCCCTCGTACATCTCGCCCGAGCGGGCCCGCGGCCAGAAGCCCGGCCCGCCCGCCGACATGTGGTCCCTCGGCGCGCTGCTGTACGCCGCGGTGGAGGGCCACCCGCCGTACGACAAGAACAGCGCGATCGCCACGCTCACCGCCGTCATGACCGAGCCGGTCGGCCCGATGCCCAACGCCGGGCCGCTGGCCGAGGTCATCACCGGACTGCTGGTCAAGGACCCCGAGCGGCGGCTCGACGAGCCCGGTGCCCGGCGGCTGCTGAGCGCCCTGCTGGCGGCGCCCGAGGCGCCGGCGGCGGGCGGCGCGACGGCCGCCCTCGCCCCGTCGGCCGGCCCCGAGGACCGGGCCGCCCTGACGACGGGCCCGTCGGCGCCGCGTGACGCCGACTCAGGCACGGCGGGCGCGACAGCGGCCGCCGCGCCGTCCGGCGGCACGTCCGGCGCGGCCGGCCCGTCCCTCGACGCCGTACGCGCCCGGGAGGCGCTGCGGTCGCTGCGCAACGCCTCCGCCGGCCCCGCCAAGGGCACGCCGGTCCGCTCGGAGCGCGCACCCGAGCACGGCACGCCGGGCGGATCGACCGCCCCGCCGCGCGCCCCGCTCACCGACGTACTGCCCCGCCGCACCCTGCTGCTGCTCGCGGCCGCCGTGGTGATCGCCCTGATCGGCACCGTCATAGGCGTGGCCGTCGCGCACTCCGGCGGCGGCTCCAAGGACAGCAAGGACAACGGCGCCCCCGCCTCCAGCGTCCCCGCCGGCGGCACGGCCAAGGACACCGGGGACGCCGGGAACACCGCCTCGTCGTCCACGACACCCGCGACGACGGCGCCGTCCACGACGCCCGCGACGACCGCCCCCGCCACGACGGCCTCGCCGTCCGGGGCCTCCGACACCGCGGTCCCGGCCGGCTGGTACCTGTACCACGACCAGATCAACGGCTTCTCCATAGCGCTGCCCGACGGCTGGAAGCGGGTCGGCAACAACGGCTACGACACCGGCTCGAAGCTGGAGGGCCCGGGCGACACCAGCCTCCTCGTCGACTGGAACGACACGCCGGGCCCGAGCGCGCTCGGCGCCTGGAAGACGGCCTCCGCCGCCGCGTCCGGCTCGATGGACGACTACCACCTCCTGCACCTCGCGAACGTCGACTACCGCGGCTACGACGCGGCCGACTGGGAGTACGAACGGCTCCAGGGGGGTAAGGCGGGTAAGCAGGTACACGTCCTGAACCGGGGCATGGTGACCGACCCGAAGCACGGCTACGCCATCATGTTCACCACTCCGGCGGGGGAGTGGGGCAGCGCCGCGAACCAGCGGGCACTGAAGACCTTCTTCGCAACCTTCAAACCGGCGAAGTAG
- a CDS encoding serine/threonine-protein kinase: MEEYAGRVLADRYRLPRPPADEFELVETRAFDTYSGQEVLVRQVLLPEVVSAELPGEESSGGTGSGGAGGTEGLGESARRALEAARTAAAIPDHPRLVQVFDIFVEDGSLWIASELVPGRPLAALLAERPLDAFRAAEVASDVLTALRALHAHGWVHRNVTTSTVLVCDDGRAMLGGLAAGAAQEALCGYDPLPEQVLAGGAEPDWHGPRSALEQERARQNRITVVGAVTERWAPEQAHEVHENWRLSPPVGPAADLWALGSLLFRTVQGHPPYPEDNAAELVQLVCSEPPAFAEDCGPLRPVVESLLRPDPEERPEAEELGGWLRSLVRAAPEPELGTDTVQVPTDPEKLPVKRRRGELVRRRRRSAAAAAASAAAADGSAHRRHARGKQARQGRPPKASGGTAAAPFEEDGAAVAPAVAPVEPDFEPRSTFEPRSSFESRPAKEPKPARVPRPKSAARTAAFGSGPAADRGYVHEEDVVYRRPGGSGEETSPRRLGLRLVVAVLLILAAVLVYALLVMPHRGGSGSGAQPDRSVPARMSGGDEGKGGATTAATAPPSTSSSSSSAPSSAPSSAPSAGAPAGGGGTSPAAGYTLRHDSAGFTVAVRAGWARTGRNAKDQVGFSGDGVQMTVVPGRDASSHYGSDPVAYQLDEAELAPFRASSWSSASGLQSLTVDGHPAAEGEYTYRDDSGQSVYACNLAVLVDGKYHVILVAGPDTQSLLVQQAFDQAVQTYHAG; the protein is encoded by the coding sequence GTGGAGGAGTACGCGGGGCGGGTACTCGCCGATCGGTACCGGCTGCCCCGGCCGCCGGCCGACGAGTTCGAACTCGTCGAGACGCGCGCCTTCGACACCTACAGCGGCCAGGAGGTCCTGGTCCGCCAGGTGCTGCTGCCCGAGGTGGTCAGCGCCGAACTCCCCGGCGAGGAGAGCAGCGGCGGGACAGGCTCCGGCGGGGCGGGCGGGACGGAGGGCCTGGGCGAGAGCGCCCGGCGCGCCCTGGAGGCCGCGCGCACCGCCGCCGCCATCCCCGACCACCCGCGGCTGGTGCAGGTCTTCGACATCTTCGTCGAGGACGGCAGCCTGTGGATCGCCAGCGAACTGGTACCCGGCCGCCCGCTCGCCGCCCTGCTGGCCGAACGCCCGCTGGACGCCTTCCGCGCCGCCGAGGTCGCCTCCGACGTGCTGACCGCGCTGCGCGCCCTGCACGCCCACGGCTGGGTCCACCGCAACGTCACCACCAGCACCGTGCTGGTCTGCGACGACGGCCGGGCGATGCTCGGCGGGCTGGCGGCCGGCGCCGCGCAGGAGGCGCTGTGCGGCTACGACCCGCTGCCCGAGCAGGTGCTGGCCGGCGGCGCCGAACCCGACTGGCACGGCCCCAGGTCCGCCCTCGAACAGGAGCGGGCCCGGCAGAACCGCATCACCGTGGTCGGCGCGGTCACCGAGCGGTGGGCGCCCGAACAGGCCCACGAGGTGCACGAGAACTGGCGGCTGTCCCCGCCGGTCGGCCCGGCCGCCGACCTGTGGGCGCTCGGCTCGCTGCTTTTCCGCACCGTCCAGGGCCACCCGCCCTACCCCGAGGACAACGCCGCCGAACTCGTCCAGCTGGTCTGCTCCGAGCCCCCGGCGTTCGCCGAGGACTGCGGCCCGCTGCGGCCCGTCGTCGAGTCGCTGCTGCGGCCCGACCCCGAGGAGCGGCCCGAGGCGGAGGAGCTGGGCGGCTGGCTCCGCTCGCTGGTGCGCGCCGCGCCCGAACCGGAACTCGGCACCGACACCGTCCAGGTGCCCACCGACCCGGAGAAGCTCCCGGTCAAGCGGCGCCGTGGTGAGCTGGTGCGGCGACGGCGCCGGTCGGCCGCTGCTGCTGCCGCCTCCGCTGCCGCCGCGGACGGCTCCGCGCACCGGCGGCACGCCCGTGGCAAGCAGGCCCGCCAGGGCCGGCCGCCGAAGGCGTCCGGCGGCACGGCCGCGGCCCCCTTCGAGGAGGACGGGGCAGCCGTCGCGCCGGCCGTCGCACCGGTGGAGCCGGACTTCGAGCCGCGGTCGACCTTCGAGCCGCGGTCGTCCTTCGAGTCCCGCCCCGCGAAGGAGCCCAAGCCCGCCCGGGTGCCCAGGCCGAAGTCGGCCGCGCGCACCGCGGCCTTCGGGTCCGGGCCGGCCGCCGACCGCGGCTACGTCCACGAGGAGGACGTGGTCTACCGCCGCCCGGGCGGCAGCGGCGAGGAAACGTCCCCGCGCCGGCTCGGCCTGCGCCTGGTCGTGGCGGTGCTGCTGATCCTCGCCGCTGTTCTGGTCTACGCGCTGCTGGTGATGCCGCACCGCGGCGGGTCCGGCTCCGGCGCCCAGCCCGACCGCTCGGTGCCCGCGCGGATGTCCGGCGGCGACGAGGGCAAGGGCGGCGCCACGACAGCCGCCACGGCCCCGCCCTCGACCTCGTCCTCCTCGTCTTCGGCTCCCTCCTCGGCGCCCTCGTCGGCCCCGTCCGCTGGGGCACCGGCCGGAGGCGGCGGCACCTCGCCCGCCGCCGGGTACACGCTGCGGCACGACTCGGCGGGCTTCACCGTCGCCGTCCGGGCCGGCTGGGCCCGCACCGGCCGCAACGCCAAGGACCAGGTCGGCTTCTCCGGCGACGGCGTGCAGATGACGGTCGTCCCCGGTCGCGACGCGTCCTCGCACTACGGCAGCGACCCGGTCGCCTACCAGCTGGACGAAGCCGAGCTGGCCCCCTTCCGCGCCTCCTCGTGGTCCTCCGCCTCCGGGCTCCAGTCGCTCACCGTCGACGGCCACCCGGCCGCCGAGGGCGAGTACACCTACCGCGACGACAGCGGCCAGAGCGTGTACGCCTGCAACCTCGCGGTCCTGGTGGACGGGAAGTACCACGTCATCCTCGTCGCCGGCCCGGACACCCAGAGCCTCCTCGTCCAGCAGGCGTTCGACCAGGCCGTGCAGACCTACCACGCGGGCTGA
- a CDS encoding chorismate mutase, producing the protein MSEPETLSDAHTHTDAHTGTGTGTGTGTGTGTGTEPAPAAPEATLEARPAAAPAAASEAAAAPEQQGPATDPDSVIAEARQRIDAIDARIIELVQQRCAVSAEVQRARMGAGGPRVHLAREMEVLRTYGEALGRAGTPLAMTLLELGRGRI; encoded by the coding sequence GTGTCCGAGCCCGAGACCCTGTCCGACGCCCACACCCACACCGACGCCCACACCGGCACCGGCACCGGCACCGGCACCGGCACCGGCACCGGCACCGGCACCGAGCCTGCGCCCGCCGCTCCGGAAGCCACGCTGGAAGCCCGTCCGGCAGCAGCACCGGCAGCAGCGTCCGAAGCCGCAGCGGCCCCCGAGCAGCAGGGCCCGGCCACCGACCCCGACAGCGTCATCGCCGAGGCCCGGCAGCGCATCGACGCGATCGACGCCCGGATCATCGAGCTCGTCCAGCAGCGCTGCGCCGTCTCCGCCGAGGTACAGCGGGCGCGGATGGGCGCCGGCGGTCCGCGGGTGCACCTGGCCCGTGAGATGGAGGTGCTGCGGACGTACGGCGAGGCGCTCGGCCGCGCCGGCACCCCGCTGGCCATGACGCTGCTGGAGCTGGGCCGCGGCCGGATCTGA
- a CDS encoding succinic semialdehyde dehydrogenase — MTDSRDSRDSRNSAQPTSPSVPGAPGSGDGLPGSPGDGLTSDAGAPSGDGTPSGDGKPVGAGNPVAPAPATARGPRDVVTPDLVARLTRGVIGSGTTFNHTPLTGGTLAELPESSPREVAEAFERARRAQAGWAARPVRERARVLLRFHDLLLGRQAEVLDLIQLETGKARLHAHEEVQVVAMGARHYGLRAPSYLGPRRHSGALPVLTKVVEVRQPRGVVGHIAPWNYPLELSIGDALPALVAGNAVVMKPDTETALTALWARRLLIEAGLPEDVWQIVIGDGPVVGPAVVEHADYVTFTGSTRVGREIARTAAGRLVGASLELGGKNPLLVLHDADLDRAAEGAVRACFASAGQLCISIERLFVHESVAEEFTARLVERARAIRLGTALAYGAGMGSLAGERQLAAVTRHVEEAREKGATVLTGGRHRPDIGPYVYEPTVLEGVEAPMAVCAEETFGPVVSLYRFHDEDEAVRRANASPYGLNSSVWTRDTRRGARVAARLRTGTVNVNEAYAAAYGTVRAPMGGMKESGLGRRHGSEGILKYTEAQTVATQRLAPLAPAFGMDDEAYARLLSRALRLMKGLRIP; from the coding sequence ATGACGGACTCGAGGGATTCGAGGGATTCGAGGAACTCCGCGCAGCCGACCTCGCCGTCGGTGCCAGGCGCACCCGGCTCCGGCGACGGCCTCCCCGGCAGCCCCGGCGACGGCCTCACCAGCGACGCCGGCGCCCCCTCCGGAGACGGCACCCCCTCCGGAGACGGCAAGCCGGTCGGCGCCGGCAACCCCGTCGCGCCCGCGCCCGCGACCGCGCGCGGCCCCCGCGACGTGGTCACCCCCGACCTGGTCGCCCGCCTGACCAGAGGCGTGATCGGCTCCGGCACCACGTTCAATCACACCCCGCTCACCGGCGGGACTCTTGCCGAACTCCCCGAGAGCAGCCCGCGGGAGGTCGCTGAGGCGTTCGAACGGGCTCGCCGGGCGCAGGCCGGATGGGCGGCCCGCCCGGTCCGCGAACGCGCCCGCGTCCTGCTGCGCTTCCACGACCTGCTGCTGGGTCGGCAGGCCGAGGTGCTGGACCTGATCCAGCTGGAGACGGGCAAGGCCCGGCTGCACGCCCACGAGGAGGTGCAGGTCGTGGCGATGGGCGCCCGGCACTACGGCCTCAGGGCGCCCTCCTACCTCGGCCCGCGCCGCCACTCCGGCGCCCTGCCGGTGCTCACCAAGGTCGTCGAGGTGCGCCAGCCGCGCGGCGTCGTCGGGCACATCGCACCCTGGAACTACCCGCTGGAGCTGTCCATCGGCGACGCCCTGCCCGCGCTCGTGGCCGGCAACGCCGTGGTGATGAAGCCCGACACCGAGACCGCGCTGACCGCGCTGTGGGCGCGCCGGCTGCTGATCGAGGCCGGGCTGCCCGAGGACGTCTGGCAGATCGTCATCGGCGACGGCCCGGTGGTGGGCCCCGCGGTGGTCGAGCACGCCGACTACGTCACCTTCACCGGCTCCACCCGGGTCGGCCGGGAGATCGCCAGGACCGCCGCCGGGCGGCTGGTCGGCGCCTCCCTCGAACTCGGCGGCAAGAACCCGCTGCTGGTCCTCCACGACGCCGACCTGGACCGGGCGGCCGAGGGCGCGGTGCGGGCCTGCTTCGCCTCCGCCGGGCAGCTGTGCATCTCCATCGAGCGGCTCTTCGTCCACGAGTCCGTGGCCGAGGAGTTCACCGCCAGGCTCGTCGAGCGCGCCCGAGCGATCCGGCTCGGCACCGCGCTCGCGTACGGCGCCGGGATGGGATCGCTGGCGGGGGAGCGGCAGTTGGCCGCCGTCACCCGGCACGTGGAGGAGGCCCGCGAGAAGGGCGCCACCGTCCTCACCGGCGGCCGCCACCGCCCCGACATCGGCCCCTACGTCTACGAGCCGACCGTCCTGGAGGGCGTCGAGGCGCCGATGGCGGTGTGCGCCGAGGAGACCTTCGGCCCCGTCGTGTCCCTCTACCGCTTCCATGACGAGGACGAGGCGGTGCGGCGCGCCAACGCCAGCCCCTACGGCCTCAACTCCAGCGTGTGGACGCGCGACACCCGCCGCGGCGCCCGCGTCGCGGCCCGGCTGCGCACCGGCACCGTCAACGTCAACGAGGCGTACGCGGCGGCCTACGGCACCGTTCGCGCGCCCATGGGCGGCATGAAGGAGTCCGGGCTGGGCCGCCGGCACGGCAGCGAGGGCATCCTCAAGTACACCGAGGCGCAGACCGTGGCCACCCAGCGGCTGGCCCCGCTGGCACCGGCGTTCGGCATGGACGACGAGGCGTACGCGCGCCTGCTCAGCCGCGCGCTGCGGCTGATGAAGGGCCTGCGTATCCCCTGA
- a CDS encoding GMC oxidoreductase yields MEGPDGAEESDGSDGSDGADSSDGFDYDVLVVGSGFGGAVAALRLTEKGYRVGVLEAGRRFARDELPRNSWDVRNYLWAPSLGLYGIQRIHVLGKVLVLAGAGVGGGSLNYANTLYVPPAAFFQDRQWGAVTDWREELAPYYDQAERMLGVRLNPTLTPSDVHLRAAAERMGVGDTFHLAPVGVFYGDGQDADGTAKGAPGTEVPDPYFGGAGPSRRACTECGECMTGCRHGAKNTLNENYLYLAERAGAVVHPMTTVTAVTEDSGGDASSGVGSGGGPSRAEGSGGGYLVTTVPTEGRRKGRGRVLRARQVVLAAGTYGTQTLLHTMRDTGRLPGVSARLGELTRTNSEALVGAQTTPRRYREAHPGAEGPDFTRGVAITSSVHPNDHTHIEPVRYGRGSNAMGTLSVMAVPHRGRLPRWAEFAAGYLRHPLTGLRSLSNHRWSERTIIGLVMQTNDNSLTTYLRTKAPGRGLLTARQGHGTPNPVHVPEGAEAARLIAEEINGFAGSNVGEATDRPMTAHFLGGCPIGEDAEHGVIDPYHRLYGYPGIHVVDGSAVSANLGVNPALTITAQAERAMALWPNKGEADTRPGQGAEYRRVAAVAPLAPAVPEEAFGALRLPFLPVPEVPKTP; encoded by the coding sequence GTGGAGGGGCCCGACGGTGCAGAGGAATCCGACGGCTCCGACGGCTCCGACGGGGCCGACAGTTCCGACGGGTTCGACTACGACGTGCTCGTCGTCGGCTCCGGCTTCGGCGGTGCGGTCGCGGCACTGCGGCTGACCGAGAAGGGCTACCGGGTGGGCGTCCTGGAGGCCGGCCGCCGCTTCGCCCGCGACGAGCTGCCCAGGAACTCCTGGGACGTGCGCAACTACCTGTGGGCACCGTCCCTCGGCCTCTACGGCATCCAGCGCATCCACGTGCTGGGCAAGGTGCTGGTACTGGCCGGCGCGGGCGTCGGCGGCGGCTCCCTCAACTACGCCAACACCCTCTACGTGCCGCCCGCCGCCTTCTTCCAGGACCGGCAGTGGGGTGCCGTGACGGACTGGCGGGAGGAGCTGGCGCCCTACTACGACCAGGCCGAGCGGATGCTCGGAGTGCGGCTGAACCCCACGCTCACCCCCTCTGACGTGCACCTGCGGGCGGCGGCCGAGCGGATGGGCGTCGGCGACACCTTCCACCTCGCACCGGTCGGCGTGTTCTACGGCGACGGCCAGGACGCCGACGGCACCGCCAAGGGCGCGCCCGGCACGGAGGTGCCCGACCCGTACTTCGGCGGGGCCGGGCCGTCCCGCCGGGCCTGCACCGAGTGCGGGGAGTGCATGACGGGCTGCCGGCACGGCGCCAAGAACACCCTCAACGAGAACTACCTGTACCTCGCCGAGCGGGCCGGCGCCGTCGTCCACCCGATGACGACGGTGACCGCGGTGACCGAGGACTCCGGCGGGGACGCCTCCTCCGGGGTGGGTTCCGGTGGGGGCCCATCCCGGGCCGAAGGCTCCGGGGGAGGCTACCTGGTCACGACGGTTCCCACCGAGGGCCGTCGCAAGGGGCGCGGACGGGTGCTGCGGGCCCGTCAGGTGGTGCTCGCCGCCGGCACCTACGGCACGCAGACGCTGCTGCACACGATGCGCGACACCGGGCGACTGCCGGGCGTCTCGGCCCGGCTCGGCGAGCTGACCCGCACCAACTCCGAGGCGCTGGTGGGCGCCCAGACCACCCCGCGCCGCTACCGCGAGGCCCACCCCGGTGCCGAAGGGCCCGACTTCACCCGCGGCGTGGCCATCACCTCCTCGGTGCACCCCAACGACCACACCCACATCGAGCCGGTCCGCTACGGCCGCGGCTCCAACGCGATGGGCACCCTGTCGGTGATGGCGGTACCCCACCGGGGACGGCTGCCGCGCTGGGCCGAGTTCGCGGCCGGCTATCTGCGCCATCCGCTGACCGGGCTGCGGTCGCTGTCCAACCACCGCTGGTCGGAGCGGACCATCATCGGGCTGGTGATGCAGACCAACGACAACTCGCTGACCACCTACCTGCGGACCAAGGCCCCCGGACGCGGCCTGCTCACCGCCCGGCAGGGCCACGGCACCCCCAACCCGGTGCACGTCCCGGAGGGCGCCGAGGCGGCGCGGCTGATCGCGGAGGAGATCAACGGGTTCGCCGGGAGCAACGTCGGCGAGGCCACGGACCGCCCGATGACGGCGCACTTCCTCGGCGGCTGCCCGATCGGCGAGGACGCCGAGCACGGCGTGATCGACCCCTACCACCGGCTCTACGGGTACCCCGGCATCCACGTGGTGGACGGTTCGGCGGTCTCGGCCAACCTGGGCGTGAACCCCGCGCTGACCATCACCGCGCAGGCCGAGCGGGCGATGGCGCTGTGGCCGAACAAGGGGGAGGCGGACACGCGGCCGGGCCAGGGCGCGGAGTACCGCAGGGTCGCCGCGGTGGCACCCCTCGCCCCGGCCGTGCCGGAAGAGGCGTTCGGCGCGCTGCGGCTCCCGTTCCTGCCGGTCCCCGAAGTGCCCAAAACGCCCTGA